The following proteins are co-located in the Macadamia integrifolia cultivar HAES 741 chromosome 3, SCU_Mint_v3, whole genome shotgun sequence genome:
- the LOC122073707 gene encoding trafficking protein particle complex subunit 11-like isoform X1, whose translation MVDYAEEFRTPPVTLISLVGYPELHPTISTYLHSEQPPINTLALPDFSKISILGRKQKETVASRNVDGILKRDWLLKHRTKVPAVVAALFSSDQVSGDPAAWLQVCTDLENLKTVVRGRNIKLVVVVVQLIDTDEVSEDHIIALRKHAEVDSKYLLIFIQNDASELTQSLSRLGDAFSELAKIYYRDESQRIKTRIEKKSFNFNELNIRYCFKVAVYAEFRRDWVEALRFYDDAYRALREIVGTSTRLPAIQRLVEIKTVADLLHFKISALLLHGRKVIEAFMWFRQHIASYKTHVGAPEVVFLHWDWMSRQFLIFAELLETSAATIPSIASLVLGTSEKPLAEWEIHPAHYYELAAHYMKEKRYCQEVALSASETSKRTGSSSESVIQSDFVGQFARLLEQGEAFAMQTLTDAEYIHYAIVEGKRFQDSYEIIALLKKSFESYSNLKAQRMASYCGIQMAREYFALGEFGNAKSLFDGVASQYVQEGWITLLWEILGYLRECSRRLGSVKDFVEYSLEMAALPISSGAESSICKGEYGPAGAPTFPQREMIHKEVFGLVKGEPILTSDEGNYALAITEDQPLHLEIDLVSPLRVVLLASVAFHDQVVKPGAPSSLTLSLLSQLPHPVEINQLEIQFNQPACNFTIASVIKEAVVASYIGERGTHVETAPNLILLTNKWLRLTYDLKSEQSGKLECVSVIAKFGPHFTICCRAESPASMDDLPLWKFEDLVQTYPTWDPALAYSGQKVVQVQEPEPQVDLVLGATGPALVGEHFFIPVTVTSKGHAIYSGELKINLVDAKGGGLVSPRKTEPFSMDSHHVELLGISEPDGEGESQAGMDDIKKIQQSFGLLPVPFIKLGDSWRCKLEIKWNRPKPIMLYVSLGYLPSSEAGVQKVHVHKSLQINGEIAVVIGHHFMMPYRQHSLMLSRIKSHDFDDSPSLALNQTSILIVTAKNCSEVPLRLTSMFIEMDDDEIGRSCTVQRGGDSPLDHALLVPGEDFKKVFSIIPELNFPRLAMGTVSLRWSREFGFEEQSRSGLTETEVLTRHKLPHVNVEMAPLIMSLECPPHALLGSPFTCYVRIQNQTELLQEVKYSLADSQSFLCSGFHNDTIFVLPKSEHIIGYKLVSLASGVQQLPQATVTSLRYSAELRPPLSASTVFIFPSEPQKNMGDVGSKLPEPIFT comes from the exons ATGGTAGATTACGCCGAGGAGTTTCGAACTCCGCCAGTCACTCTGATTTCTTTGGTAGGATATCCGGAGCTTCATCCAACGATCTCTACTTACCTTCACTCCGAGCAGCCCCCAATCAATACTTTAGCATTGCCGGATTTCTCGAAGATCTCGATATTGGGTAGGAAGCAGAAGGAAACTGTGGCTTCTCGTAATGTGGATGGGATTTTGAAGAGAGATTGGTTATTGAAGCATCGAACAAAGGTTCCAGCTGTTGTTGCTGCTTTATTTAGTTCCGATCAGGTCTCCGGCGATCCTGCAGCGTGGCTACAGGTCTGCACCGATCTTGAAAACTTAAA AACTGTGGTTCGTGGAAGGAACATCAAATTAGTTGTGGTGGTTGTTCAGTTAATTGATACGG ATGAAGTCAGTGAAGATCATATAATTGCCCTGCGGAAGCATGCTGAAGTTGATTCCAAGTATCTTCTTATCTTCATCCAGAATGATGCATCAGAACTAACACAATCACTTAGCAG GTTGGGTGATGCATTTTCTGAACTAGCAAAGATATATTACAGGGACGAAAGTCAAAGGATTAAAACCCGTATTGAGAAGAAAAGCTTCAACTTTAACGAGTTGAATATCCGCTACTGCTTTAAG GTTGCTGTATACGCAGAATTTCGAAGAGACTGGGTCGAAGCTTTGAGGTTTTATGACGATGCATACCGTGCTTTACGTGAG ATAGTTGGAACTTCAACAAGGTTGCCAGCAATTCAACGCCTGGTCGAGATAAAAACAGTTGCAGATTTATTGCACTTTAAGATATCAGCCTTGCTGCTGCATGGTCGAAAGGTCATAGAAGCATTTATGTGGTTCCGACAACACATTGCATCTTATAAAACGCATGTGGGAGCTCCTGAAGTTGTTTTCCTTCACTGGGACTGGATGAGCCGGCAGTTTTTGATCTTTGCTGAGCTACTGGAGACAAGTGCTGCGACCATTCCAAGCATTGCTTCTCTTGTTTTAGGCACATCAGAGAAGCCTTTGGCTGAGTGGGAAATCCACCCAGCTCACTATTATGAG TTGGCGGCTCATTACATGAAGGAGAAGAGATACTGCCAGGAAGTTGCTTTGTCTGCATCAGAAACCTCAAAAAGGACTGGAAGTAGCTCAGAATCTGTGATACAATCCGACTTTGTGGGCCAATTTGCTAGATTACTGGAGCAAGGGGAAGCATTTGCAATGCAAAC TCTAACCGATGCAGAGTACATTCACTATGCCATTGTAGAAGGGAAGAGGTTTCAGGATTCTTATGAAATTATTGCTCTTCTGAAGAAGTCTTTTGAGTCATACAGTAACCTTAAAGCCCAGAGAATGGCCTCTTACTGTGGGATACAGATGGCCAGAGAGTACTTTGCTCTTGGTGAATTTGGTAATGCAAAGAGCCTTTTTGATGGTGTTGCTAGTCAATACGTGCAAGAGGGCTGGATTACATTGCTTTGGGAAATCTTGGGTTACTTGCGTGAGTGCTCCAGGAGACTTGGTTCTGTAAAAGATTTTGTTGAGTACTCTCTTGAAATGGCTGCGCTGCCTATATCATCTGGTGCTGAGTCCTCCATCTGTAAAGGAGAATATGGGCCAGCTGGGGCCCCTACTTTTCCCCAAAGAGAGATGATACACAAGGAAGTTTTTGGGCTGGTGAAAGGGGAACCCATTTTGACATCAGATGAAGGAAACTATGCCCTTGCAATAACAGAGGACCAACCCCTCCATCTTGAGATTGATCTCGTCAGCCCCTTAAGGGTGGTACTTCTTGCTTCAGTTGCTTTCCATGATCAGGTGGTTAAACCTGGTGCACCTTCCTCACTTACACTATCTCTTTTATCACAATTGCCCCATCCTGTTGAGATCAATCAACTAGAAATCCAATTCAATCAACCAGCATGTAATTTCACCATTGCTAGTGTTATCAAGGAAGCAGTGGTGGCAAGTTACATTGGAGAGAGAGGGACCCATGTAGAGACTGCACCAAATCTAATCCTGCTTACAAACAAGTGGCTGCGGTTGACATATGACCTCAAATCtg AACAAAGCGGGAAGCTTGAATGCGTATCCGTGATTGCAAAATTTGGACCCCACTTCACAATCTGTTGTCGAGCTGAGAGTCCTGCTTCAATGGATGATTTGCCACTTTGGAAGTTTGAGGATCTTGTGCAGACCTATCCAACATGGGATCCTGCCCTCGCCTACTCTGGGCAGAAGGTTGTCCAAGTTCAAGAGCCAGAGCCACAAGTTGATCTTGTTTTAGGTGCTACTGGCCCTGCATTAGTTGGGGAACACTTTTTTATTCCTGTGACAGTGACCTCCAAAGGCCATGCTATCTATTCTGGTGAGTTAAAGATCAATCTAGTGGATGCTAAAGGAGGTGGTTTGGTTAGTCCAAGGAAAACAGAACCATTCTCTATGGACAGTCACCATGTTGAGCTCCTTGGCATCTCTGAACCAGATGGTGAAGGTGAATCCCAAGCAGGTATGGACGATATTAAGAAAATCCAGCAGTCTTTTGGATTGTTGCCAGTTCCTTTTATAAAACTGGGAGACTCCTGGCGTTGCAAATTGGAAATCAAATGGAATAGACCCAAGCCTATCATGCTTTATGTGTCATTGGGTTACTTGCCAAGTAGTGAAGCTGGTGTGCAGAAAGTTCATGTCCACAAAAGCTTGCAGATTAACGGGGAAATTGCTGTAGTAATAGGCCACCATTTTATGATGCCATACCGGCAGCACTCATTGATGCTGTCAAGGATCAAATCACATGATTTTGATGACTCACCATCACTGGCTCTTAATCAGACCAGTATTCTCATTGTCACTGCAAAGAATTGCAGTGAGGTTCCTTTGCGGCTGACCTCCATGTTCATtgaaatggatgatgatgaaATTGGACGCTCGTGCACTGTGCAGCGGGGAGGTGATAGTCCACTGGATCATGCACTTCTTGTGCCAGGTGAAGATTTCAAaaaagttttctccatcatACCTGAGTTGAATTTTCCCAGACTTGCCATGGGAACTGTCTCTCTTAGATGGAGTAGGGAGTTTGGGTTTGAAGAGCAGTCTCGTTCTGGCCTTACAGAAACTGAGGTTTTAACCAGACACAAGCTCCCTCATGTAAATGTGGAGATGGCACCTTTGATTATGAGCCTGGAGTGCCCTCCTCATGCCCTCCTTGGATCTCCCTTCACATGCTATGTGAGAATTCAGAACCAGACAGAGTTACTTCAAGAGGTCAAATACTCATTGGCGGACTCTCAGAGTTTTCTGTGTTCTGGATTTCATAATGACACAATTTTTGTTTTGCCAAAGTCTGAGCATATTATTGGTTACAAGCTTGTGTCATTGGCTTCTGGTGTGCAACAGCTACCCCAGGCTACAGTGACCTCACTGAGATATTCCGCTGAACTTCGACCGCCACTTTCTGCATCCACTGTTTTCATTTTCCCCTCTGAGCCTCAAAAAAATATGGGTGATGTGGGATCAAAGTTGCCAGAGCCCATTTTCACATGA
- the LOC122073707 gene encoding trafficking protein particle complex subunit 11-like isoform X2 — translation MWFRQHIASYKTHVGAPEVVFLHWDWMSRQFLIFAELLETSAATIPSIASLVLGTSEKPLAEWEIHPAHYYELAAHYMKEKRYCQEVALSASETSKRTGSSSESVIQSDFVGQFARLLEQGEAFAMQTLTDAEYIHYAIVEGKRFQDSYEIIALLKKSFESYSNLKAQRMASYCGIQMAREYFALGEFGNAKSLFDGVASQYVQEGWITLLWEILGYLRECSRRLGSVKDFVEYSLEMAALPISSGAESSICKGEYGPAGAPTFPQREMIHKEVFGLVKGEPILTSDEGNYALAITEDQPLHLEIDLVSPLRVVLLASVAFHDQVVKPGAPSSLTLSLLSQLPHPVEINQLEIQFNQPACNFTIASVIKEAVVASYIGERGTHVETAPNLILLTNKWLRLTYDLKSEQSGKLECVSVIAKFGPHFTICCRAESPASMDDLPLWKFEDLVQTYPTWDPALAYSGQKVVQVQEPEPQVDLVLGATGPALVGEHFFIPVTVTSKGHAIYSGELKINLVDAKGGGLVSPRKTEPFSMDSHHVELLGISEPDGEGESQAGMDDIKKIQQSFGLLPVPFIKLGDSWRCKLEIKWNRPKPIMLYVSLGYLPSSEAGVQKVHVHKSLQINGEIAVVIGHHFMMPYRQHSLMLSRIKSHDFDDSPSLALNQTSILIVTAKNCSEVPLRLTSMFIEMDDDEIGRSCTVQRGGDSPLDHALLVPGEDFKKVFSIIPELNFPRLAMGTVSLRWSREFGFEEQSRSGLTETEVLTRHKLPHVNVEMAPLIMSLECPPHALLGSPFTCYVRIQNQTELLQEVKYSLADSQSFLCSGFHNDTIFVLPKSEHIIGYKLVSLASGVQQLPQATVTSLRYSAELRPPLSASTVFIFPSEPQKNMGDVGSKLPEPIFT, via the exons ATGTGGTTCCGACAACACATTGCATCTTATAAAACGCATGTGGGAGCTCCTGAAGTTGTTTTCCTTCACTGGGACTGGATGAGCCGGCAGTTTTTGATCTTTGCTGAGCTACTGGAGACAAGTGCTGCGACCATTCCAAGCATTGCTTCTCTTGTTTTAGGCACATCAGAGAAGCCTTTGGCTGAGTGGGAAATCCACCCAGCTCACTATTATGAG TTGGCGGCTCATTACATGAAGGAGAAGAGATACTGCCAGGAAGTTGCTTTGTCTGCATCAGAAACCTCAAAAAGGACTGGAAGTAGCTCAGAATCTGTGATACAATCCGACTTTGTGGGCCAATTTGCTAGATTACTGGAGCAAGGGGAAGCATTTGCAATGCAAAC TCTAACCGATGCAGAGTACATTCACTATGCCATTGTAGAAGGGAAGAGGTTTCAGGATTCTTATGAAATTATTGCTCTTCTGAAGAAGTCTTTTGAGTCATACAGTAACCTTAAAGCCCAGAGAATGGCCTCTTACTGTGGGATACAGATGGCCAGAGAGTACTTTGCTCTTGGTGAATTTGGTAATGCAAAGAGCCTTTTTGATGGTGTTGCTAGTCAATACGTGCAAGAGGGCTGGATTACATTGCTTTGGGAAATCTTGGGTTACTTGCGTGAGTGCTCCAGGAGACTTGGTTCTGTAAAAGATTTTGTTGAGTACTCTCTTGAAATGGCTGCGCTGCCTATATCATCTGGTGCTGAGTCCTCCATCTGTAAAGGAGAATATGGGCCAGCTGGGGCCCCTACTTTTCCCCAAAGAGAGATGATACACAAGGAAGTTTTTGGGCTGGTGAAAGGGGAACCCATTTTGACATCAGATGAAGGAAACTATGCCCTTGCAATAACAGAGGACCAACCCCTCCATCTTGAGATTGATCTCGTCAGCCCCTTAAGGGTGGTACTTCTTGCTTCAGTTGCTTTCCATGATCAGGTGGTTAAACCTGGTGCACCTTCCTCACTTACACTATCTCTTTTATCACAATTGCCCCATCCTGTTGAGATCAATCAACTAGAAATCCAATTCAATCAACCAGCATGTAATTTCACCATTGCTAGTGTTATCAAGGAAGCAGTGGTGGCAAGTTACATTGGAGAGAGAGGGACCCATGTAGAGACTGCACCAAATCTAATCCTGCTTACAAACAAGTGGCTGCGGTTGACATATGACCTCAAATCtg AACAAAGCGGGAAGCTTGAATGCGTATCCGTGATTGCAAAATTTGGACCCCACTTCACAATCTGTTGTCGAGCTGAGAGTCCTGCTTCAATGGATGATTTGCCACTTTGGAAGTTTGAGGATCTTGTGCAGACCTATCCAACATGGGATCCTGCCCTCGCCTACTCTGGGCAGAAGGTTGTCCAAGTTCAAGAGCCAGAGCCACAAGTTGATCTTGTTTTAGGTGCTACTGGCCCTGCATTAGTTGGGGAACACTTTTTTATTCCTGTGACAGTGACCTCCAAAGGCCATGCTATCTATTCTGGTGAGTTAAAGATCAATCTAGTGGATGCTAAAGGAGGTGGTTTGGTTAGTCCAAGGAAAACAGAACCATTCTCTATGGACAGTCACCATGTTGAGCTCCTTGGCATCTCTGAACCAGATGGTGAAGGTGAATCCCAAGCAGGTATGGACGATATTAAGAAAATCCAGCAGTCTTTTGGATTGTTGCCAGTTCCTTTTATAAAACTGGGAGACTCCTGGCGTTGCAAATTGGAAATCAAATGGAATAGACCCAAGCCTATCATGCTTTATGTGTCATTGGGTTACTTGCCAAGTAGTGAAGCTGGTGTGCAGAAAGTTCATGTCCACAAAAGCTTGCAGATTAACGGGGAAATTGCTGTAGTAATAGGCCACCATTTTATGATGCCATACCGGCAGCACTCATTGATGCTGTCAAGGATCAAATCACATGATTTTGATGACTCACCATCACTGGCTCTTAATCAGACCAGTATTCTCATTGTCACTGCAAAGAATTGCAGTGAGGTTCCTTTGCGGCTGACCTCCATGTTCATtgaaatggatgatgatgaaATTGGACGCTCGTGCACTGTGCAGCGGGGAGGTGATAGTCCACTGGATCATGCACTTCTTGTGCCAGGTGAAGATTTCAAaaaagttttctccatcatACCTGAGTTGAATTTTCCCAGACTTGCCATGGGAACTGTCTCTCTTAGATGGAGTAGGGAGTTTGGGTTTGAAGAGCAGTCTCGTTCTGGCCTTACAGAAACTGAGGTTTTAACCAGACACAAGCTCCCTCATGTAAATGTGGAGATGGCACCTTTGATTATGAGCCTGGAGTGCCCTCCTCATGCCCTCCTTGGATCTCCCTTCACATGCTATGTGAGAATTCAGAACCAGACAGAGTTACTTCAAGAGGTCAAATACTCATTGGCGGACTCTCAGAGTTTTCTGTGTTCTGGATTTCATAATGACACAATTTTTGTTTTGCCAAAGTCTGAGCATATTATTGGTTACAAGCTTGTGTCATTGGCTTCTGGTGTGCAACAGCTACCCCAGGCTACAGTGACCTCACTGAGATATTCCGCTGAACTTCGACCGCCACTTTCTGCATCCACTGTTTTCATTTTCCCCTCTGAGCCTCAAAAAAATATGGGTGATGTGGGATCAAAGTTGCCAGAGCCCATTTTCACATGA